The nucleotide sequence caAGAAAACCATAAGATGTGAATCTGAAATTTGATTATAGAGAAAAGTTTAATTAATGCGTAATTTGATTTCTAAATCCTTCTTATTTTATGGGTTGCCGAGAAATACACTTTCTTGATGAAGACATTGATgacaaagaagaagaacacatttttttttcaattttttaaaattagtgtAAATACAATTGCAATCGCCTTATTGTTAAATACTATTTTTAGTCCTCGTGAGcctaactcagttggtaaggataatgaataaaatatgcaaggtccggttTAAACctcaccaccacaaaaaaaatactctttttaaaaatattgaaaacatcAATCAGTAAACACGCTAGTACTAACCACGATGGAGATTGAATAACTGATTTTTCTCACTATGAAGTTGAGGTGATGCGTTATTAGCTGAGTTCCGTGCTATTCAGATAGGTCTTGATTTTTGTAGTCTAAAATGCTATGCCAACATTATTTGTGAGAGTGATTGTTTGGATTCAGTTGACATGCTTACTGATGGTCGTGATCATACCTTGCACATTTATACTACTGACATCCTTCATATTAGAGATGTTTTACATGGAAATGGTAATACAAGATTGGCGCATGTTCTTAGGGAACAAAATTCGTATGTAGATTTTACGACTAAGGAAGGATCACATGCAAGGTGCTCTACTCGCTGGAACTGCCCTCCATCAGGCATAGAATCTCTCGTTCTCAGAGATAAGCTTGAAACATAATTTTGactctccctcttttttctttttctttttgcctCGTTACTTTGtaacattacaaaaaaaaaccgcaagtaatattttaataataaatcaatGGTGAAAACCTCATTTTTGCACTATACACAAAAGTTATACTTTTGTATGCTAAACGTCACCATTAAACAAGACAACTTTTGTTGTACCcgaattaatttataaatagacTATGAGACATGATAAAATAAGGGGTAATAGATATAGTTGTTCATCTCTCGCTATTCATGACTCATTCTCCTCGTTCAATGTACAGAAAAATTATGTAACTTAAACGTTGTTCTGTATTATTTTATCTAGTTCTTATCCTATTACAAGTCAAATGGACCCCTAAAATCACATGAATGGTAAAATTTAGTTTAAAGATggatttaattataaattattaacaATTTGGCCtgatattatgtattattttcatcatatatGTAAAATGATTTCTTCTCTATTGCAATTTTCAGCACGTTGGTGGATGCATCTGGCCTTCATTCTATATGGTAAGGTTCTctgatttaatttaaaattttcttaatttttcgTTTTTAGTAATCTTGCACTAAGTTTATAATAAAATTCTATACTTACTTGAAGTCGAATAATATTTCATCAACTTCCCTGCATTAAGATAAGGAAGAGAGAGATTAATGTGAAATAATATAACATAGATATCGATAATCAGAGTTCGATTAAAATTAGCTACATCTTAGGACTGTTGCAGACTTTtctattgcaaagaaaaatatatattaagtaTTCCAAAATCCAATTATActatgtttatatttaaaaataattattttgttggctaatcttaaaaaataatcttgaaaaataaacaattagacTATTAGGCGAGGAAACCACCAACTGATGGAAGGATAGGTGATGCTTAAGCAGCCAAGCAAGAGGAGTTGATTCTTTATCTAGGCCATTAACTCAATACATGGGTACATAAGTCCAGACTGGGTCTAAACATAGTAAGACTAGACCATGATACATAAAACTCATGTTCCACGATTGTAGCACCACTAACAAATAAAAGGTGAGGGAAAATACATGATTATCATGGAGTTGTGCACTAAGAATGATGTCAATAGATCATGGTGTGAAGATGGAGATCAGAGCCAAACTTTGGGTGCCACAACTCCATTAGCAAGGAAGTTTTCATGCATAAACTTGCGAAATTAAACGAGAAAGGGCTCATCATTATAGGTGACGCCGTTTGGTTAATAATATACATAATTTTTGCTATAAATAGTTAGTTCATACACTATAATTGAAACATTAAGTAATTAATGTTAGCCTCGATTGAACGAGCCTTCACTGACATTGAGAATGCCAACATTTATGGCTCCTTCTAGCATTTTTAAGACACAACTAGTTGAAACACGTGACTTCAATGGTGATGACTATGTATTTAATTATAAACTATATTGATATGGGGATACATGACATAATGTATCGAGTCTCCAAAAAACTTGTTGACATTGCTAGATGTAACCAATTATGGTGACAATTTAGTCACTAAAACTCCACAAAGAGTACAAGGGAGTCAAAATATGGAAAGTGTTGTTAATCAAAGTCAATCGATCATTTCATCCGTAAGACCTCATCAGGTTCAGTCCATCCCTATACAATAAACACTTTATACTCGTTATTCCTAGCGTGGTGTTTTTTCCACAACTAATCCTCGGGGGAATCCAGTGGCAAATTGTGCTTATAATCAGGCTATCCTTCAAGTTAGACCGGTACATATGGCAAGGAAGCCACCAGAAGCAGTAGGATACATTGGAAGTGGCATATAGCatggaaaagaagaagagattCCCATCATGAGAAAGTAAATTTTATCCATTAAATTAAGTAAAGAACATTGTCTTATGGTACATtttcaacactagattttttttccctATCTTCCACTATCATCTCTCCTTCGTTGCCATATTCAATCTTCAACCAAGAACATAAAAACTCTTCTTCACATGTGATCCATAAATCAGATTAAAACTAAACAACTCTAACAAACAAAATCAGATCTCGAAAAAGGAAATAAGTCTAGAAAATGGAAACAAAAGtagatttgaaaaatgaaaatagactAACTATTTATATTGTAGAGTTTTTATTCTCgaaacaacaacaatactcATCGTCACATAAAACATATTCTTGAGAAATCCTTTCAAACCCATCACTCCAAAATTTCTCataacaaatcttttttttttttaatgtgggATTCAAGTGAGaagaatcaaattaaattagaaGATGGGTTATGAAAAAATGTGAGtggtaaaataataaattgggGTTTTGTTACAAGTGAGTGGGTgaagattaagaagatgatttaTGAAATTGGTATTTCATCTCTCAATTGACTAAGAAGATGATTGAAGTTTATTAATTACTGAGGATAGTGGGTGAGTGGAGACCGTATTTTCATTTAAGGAAATTTTGACACATGCTAGGTTAATGGTAATGGAAGAGAGAGTGGTGGTGGAAGCTACGgtgaaaaaaaatctagtgttgagagttTAGGATAAAACTATGTTCTTTACTTAATCTAATGGTCAGTGTTTACTTGTCCAAGGTGGAAAACTCTTTATCTTTCCCATGTTAAACTCCACCTACATGGGAATGCCGCAAGTTCCACCTTATGGAAGTACTATGCAAGCGAGCAACATGTCTTACGCTCGAAGATACGTCTACAACCCAACAATTGGAACAATGTTTAGTTTTGGATTATCTTATACAACAACCATTGATTAATAGTCCACTGTCAGCTAATACTGAAATATTCCTTCCATAACCCAATGTATCATGTACAATCCCTTGTAGGTTTGATGACCATTAAACCAATAGTGAGTTATGTTGGTGAACAACCATGGATCATAAATCAACTTCACCAAAATAACACTATTTTGGGTCTAGGGACTTTGAGGCCTTCAAAGCTGCAAATTTTAGGTCTCAACCACATAACGTATACAATCAAGTGATTTTGCTCATAAAAATAATTCAGggtataaaaaaagttatttttaaatggGGGTTCCATGGCTCCCCCTTGCACCCCCGATTGCAAAGagcacaaattaaaaactaaaaaaggaaataataaataaacttcTGAATTATTAAACGTTTACAACATTAAataaacaagttaaaaaaaaaaaaaaaaaaaaaaaaacagttctaAAAATATACTTCTACTTTAGCTTTCTAACGGACACAAGCTAGTATTTCcctaatataattttttttttatgaagtaaaCTGCACTATAATTATGTGATCTCAAGAAAAAacttaattctattttttttttctgttgcaGATTTTGTCTCAGGCATTTATCAAGGTATGGATTCCATATCATCCATTCATCGTGTTTTCTCTTTTATGAATAATAAATTGCATAGTCATTACCCCTTTCTCCTTTTTCTTGTAACCCATAGAACCCGCGAGCAATACCTTTTAATGATTCTTTTGAAtaaagctttttttttctttttaaatcgAATATTTTCCATGCATTAGTACAAAGACTATTCTCCGAGTCATATAAGATTTAAATGggcggaaaaaaaaaaatctaagagaTTTAACGTTATTACATGTTCAAAATGAGAATTAAACTGAAACCTTAGAAAAGATATGTATAATATGATCTAAATGTTACGGGATTGTGATTGAAtgtattagaaagaaaaaaaaaaacttaaacccTGATTAAATTAGAAGAGATACATCTACGCTCTTTATATTTTGGTGTATGGATAATATATCGGATATGTCCCTGGATCAAAATCAAGAACTTAAGGTCTAAATAAATGGATCAAAATCACGACACGATTTCTCCAAATCGCACCATGAATTTTGACGAACCTTCAACATCAATTTTGAGTAAATTTTCAACAGCAGCTCAATGAGTAAGTAAATGCTAAGTTAACAAAGAAGTAATTCTAGGAATTTTCGCtacaattttcattaattttacattttagttTCATCTGGTTATCTGAATCTATAATCCTATGGTTCTACCACTAGCCTAGATGTTTATCATGAGTCATGACCAAATCTTTGATATGAATTGTAGGACTTTGTGAGCTAGCAAGCATCAAATTTGATTGggaatataattataattatgcaAACAAAGTTGGAATAGTCACAGGAAAGTATGTTTTGCCATACATTGCAGTTAGAATTATGTTGGGCATCATACTTTTCTCTGCGTTATTGATCTATACATATCGAAGAAGACATGcatcaatatatgaaaatatCGAAGATTTTCTGCAAAGTAATACACTCATGCCAATAAGGTATTCATACAAAGAGATAAAGCAGATGACAAAAGGACTCAAGGTAAAATTGGGTGAAGGAGGTTATGGAGATGTGTATAGAGGAAATCTAATAAGTGGGCCCTTTGTAGCCATAAAGATGttgaaaattaaatcaaaaactAATGGCCAAGATTTCATAAGTGAAGTTGCAACCATAGGGAGAATATACCATTCAAATGTGGTAAGACTCGTTGGGTTTTGTGTCGAAGGATCAAAACGCGCTCTTGTTTACGAGTACATGCCCAATGGCTCActtgataaatatattttcaacaaagAGGGAGTTATATCTCTATCTAACGACCAAATATATGAGATATCTCTTGGAGTGGCTCGCGGAATTTCATATCTTCATCAGGGTTGTGATAtgcaaattttgcattttgataTTAAGCCTCACAACATCCTTCTGGACGAAAATTTCATCCCTAAAGTTTCGGACTTTGGTCTTGCAAAGCTTTATCCTATTGACAAAAGCATTGCCACTTTGACGGCAGCAAGAGGAACAATTGGTTACATGGCTCCTGAATTGTTCTACCAAAATATTGGGAGAATATCACACAAGGCCGATGTGTATAGTTTTGGAATGCTTTTGATTGAAATCGCaagtagaagaagaaatttgaattcACATGCTGAGCATTCAAGTCAACTTTATTTCCCCTTTTGGATTTATGATCAATTGGTTAAAAGTACAGTGAGAGAAATGGAAGATGTGATTATGGAGGaaattaatgatgttttgaagaaaatattcatAGTTGCACTTTGGTGTATACAGTTGAAACCCGTTGATCGTCCTTCAATGAACAAAGTAGTAGAGATGCTTGAAGGAGATATTGAAAATATTGAAATGCCTCCAAAGCCTTTGCTATATCCACACGAAACCAATCAAGATAATCTTGATAGCAACTCAAATGAAACTGAATCAGATTGGTCAACCAGTTATGTGGAGGAAATTGTAACTAATCCTTTACTGAAGTAATTATGTATGTTTGgcattttgattgttttgttgtCTGATGAATTATGGCCTAATGTTACTGTCTAGTGTTTgctttatttgtaaaaaataaaacatgaatttgTTACTTTATTACCTAAATGTAATATCTGCATGCGCAATATGTAAAATGGCTTGAGTAACTTAAGTGGTTTAAGCTAAGATATAAAGAGTCAAAGGTCCTGGGTCCATACCGAGATGGAAGATCGTATATAACATGGAACGAAATTAAAGCCCCATTTTTCCCTCCTTCTGTTCTAACGTTAACGTTTGAACTAGGACTTGTGTTATATTTGCGTGTGATTTGGGGTATTTATGAATTAGACAGAAGGAAATTAGGAGTCTTCAAAGGCTTAGAGAGAGTGTTAATTTGGTGCGTAAGATCTGAATATTGAGTTTTGATCAGCAAATTCTCTAAACAAAATTAGTGAGAAGTGTTTGCTAACAAGTGCCTTTATAAAAGTTCAAAGTGAACATTTTGTCTTCGGATTTGtgtattcaacacattgaaacatCAAAGAGCAACTTTTTCTATATGCAAGTTATCAATTGTTTAATCGTTAACAACTGCCCTAAtggcacttgttagcaagacccttataTTATATACCTTACATTTGTACTGTTATGTTGTCTCATGGCCTAATATATCAGtgtattgttttctttatttgtaaaatatggaATATGAATTTGTTAGTATAGTTACTAAAATATAAGTATTGCATATGCATTATGTATAAATACCACATGTCCTTGAATTAGTGGTACGAAACTATCATTTGTCCAATCTGTATGTTTTTCATCTAGCTCCCTTTTTCTAGTTAGAGCTCTTAAGGAGTTAATCTATTTTAAGAATCTTGATATGTTGCTTTTATTGAAAACCAAGAAAAGAAAACCAGAATTGTTTTATCTCAAAAGCCATGAGTGGTTTAAGTAGTATGGCCGCTGTCAGGTGTAACATGGAAAGTAATGGTAGAGCCTATAACACCCCATTTTTCCTATCTTACGTGCTAATGATTGAACCTGGACATGTGTTATATTTGTGTTTCATTTTAGGGTATTTCTGTATTGGGTAAGTCTAGTTTATTTTTGCGTCGACGTGTATAAgtctagacaaaaaaaatgttttttttttaccagctGCACGAGTAAATTCAGACGAGTCTTGCTCAATAAATTCCTCAAATTGCTCAACTGATCGGGTGGTAACtcctaatcaatttttttttagtaaaccCCAATCGGATCGTAACTCTTGATGGAAGCAAAATTTTCTGAAAATGAGAACAATATGAGAGACTTATTGAGCAAACATCAATTCAGATGGAAGTAGTGGTTTTTAAATTCCATCTCCTAAGCTCAAGAGCCCACAATAGGCCAAATGTTACCCCTTCCAACGTGGgaattttgccttttttttcctcaaagTTATTCGGTTGGTAACTTCCGGACGgcttatttttttgtgtttagaaaccCTTCGGGATATATCTCCCAAACGTTGTTGCATACACGTAAAAAGAGTAAATATGGGGCCAAAAGGCCGTCGTCCCAACATGGTAACACAACCTATACGGTTCTTTTTCCTTTCAAGACTGAAAAGTCCTTCATCATCCCGAAGGACCAAGCCCAGAACTTAACCATTTTCATGCTTGTTGACTATTGTTTGctaaaaaatagtaattatttGCATACAGAACCTTTATAAGTTCTCTTCACCGAGTATATGCCATTATTGAATTTGAACATTCTAGAAATAAGGCTATATTCATGGGTGCATGGTAGAATAGGAGTAGTGAGAATGGCATGTGTTTCATCATAGTTGAAAATTGCTTGCACCAGCTTAATATTCCAAGTGTTTGTGGAGATGATACACACCTTCAACTCTGTTAAATAAGTTGGCATGGTTGTTTTAGGTTTTAAAAATTGACCAGACTTTATTGAAGGTTCAGACAAACAATAATCTGCAACCGATTACGAATACACCATCTATACGCTGGTGGGTAGCCAGGATCTGCCGATAAAAACTGATGAGTTTGTTTGACTGCctttattttggacctaaaaacaGAAAATAGCAAATGGATTTTGGAACCTGGAAAATCTAATACTGAAAAGGTGAAAATGGGCTACTATTACTATGCAGAActgaaatcaatattttaagcaataaaattatttaataggCTATGTAAAACTATAAGCTTGTGTTTGGAAAACAAAGCTATGGTGCCACAGCAGGGATGGTAGGATGTTAGGCCTTGGTGATGTCATTTTCCGTGCATTCAGCTCTAAATTACCGTGTTTCCAAACATATTGTATATAGCTTAACATCGATTTATAACGATGGTAGGTGAGTTTGTAGAATCTCCAGGTAGCAGTCAAGGTAGATTTCTGAGTTGTCCAATTCCTTGTACAGGCATTCCTTTAGGAGTTTGAAATGGCTTTGGAGGCATTTCCAAGGACTCAACATCTCCTTCAATTGTTCATTGACGGACGATCAAT is from Medicago truncatula cultivar Jemalong A17 chromosome 1, MtrunA17r5.0-ANR, whole genome shotgun sequence and encodes:
- the LOC25482336 gene encoding rust resistance kinase Lr10 isoform X4; its protein translation is MVSTTIFGRKTSYARCVIVFLYLFLLPHKTYSQPCSSSCGKISNINHPFRLKHDPDHCGNNLYELNCVNNVTVLKLFDAEYFVQSINYNNYTIRVVDPNIQPNNCSSLPRFFLYRTNFTYYTNSYEYSLLRSSSYDGIDLSSTSYVFDGIDLSRPVIYMNCTSPPSNNVNMYYTDTSSCMGQHNIYAIVGDPQLGILEPQCRVKLVTLTSFWVPPPVFSINNIIARWWMHLAFILYDFVSGIYQGLCELASIKFDWEYNYNYANKVGIVTGKYVLPYIAVRIMLGIILFSALLIYTYRRRHASIYENIEDFLQSNTLMPIRYSYKEIKQMTKGLKVKLGEGGYGDVYRGNLISGPFVAIKMLKIKSKTNGQDFISEVATIGRIYHSNVVRLVGFCVEGSKRALVYEYMPNGSLDKYIFNKEGVISLSNDQIYEISLGVARGISYLHQGCDMQILHFDIKPHNILLDENFIPKVSDFGLAKLYPIDKSIATLTAARGTIGYMAPELFYQNIGRISHKADVYSFGMLLIEIASRRRNLNSHAEHSSQLYFPFWIYDQLVKSTVREMEDVIMEEINDVLKKIFIVALWCIQLKPVDRPSMNKVVEMLEGDIENIEMPPKPLLYPHETNQDNLDSNSNETESDWSTSYVEEIVTNPLLK
- the LOC25482336 gene encoding LEAF RUST 10 DISEASE-RESISTANCEUS RECEPTOR-LIKE PROTEIN KINASE-like 2.2 isoform X2, with the translated sequence MVSTTIFGRKTSYARCVIVFLYLFLLPHKTYSQPCSSSCGKISNINHPFRLKHDPDHCGNNLYELNCVNNVTVLKLFDAEYFVQSINYNNYTIRVVDPNIQPNNCSSLPRFFLYRTNFTYYTNSYEYSLLRSSSYDGIDLSSTSYVFDGIDLSRPVIYMNCTSPPSNNVNMYYTDTSSCMGQHNIYAIVGDPQLGILEPQCRVKLVTLTSFWVPPPVFSINNIIGNVSYIDIHKALGYGFEISWILAFCPCDHCYLKDPAGDILCYDPKPNCTNCSRWWMHLAFILYGLCELASIKFDWEYNYNYANKVGIVTGKYVLPYIAVRIMLGIILFSALLIYTYRRRHASIYENIEDFLQSNTLMPIRYSYKEIKQMTKGLKVKLGEGGYGDVYRGNLISGPFVAIKMLKIKSKTNGQDFISEVATIGRIYHSNVVRLVGFCVEGSKRALVYEYMPNGSLDKYIFNKEGVISLSNDQIYEISLGVARGISYLHQGCDMQILHFDIKPHNILLDENFIPKVSDFGLAKLYPIDKSIATLTAARGTIGYMAPELFYQNIGRISHKADVYSFGMLLIEIASRRRNLNSHAEHSSQLYFPFWIYDQLVKSTVREMEDVIMEEINDVLKKIFIVALWCIQLKPVDRPSMNKVVEMLEGDIENIEMPPKPLLYPHETNQDNLDSNSNETESDWSTSYVEEIVTNPLLK
- the LOC25482336 gene encoding LEAF RUST 10 DISEASE-RESISTANCEUS RECEPTOR-LIKE PROTEIN KINASE-like 2.2 isoform X1, yielding MVSTTIFGRKTSYARCVIVFLYLFLLPHKTYSQPCSSSCGKISNINHPFRLKHDPDHCGNNLYELNCVNNVTVLKLFDAEYFVQSINYNNYTIRVVDPNIQPNNCSSLPRFFLYRTNFTYYTNSYEYSLLRSSSYDGIDLSSTSYVFDGIDLSRPVIYMNCTSPPSNNVNMYYTDTSSCMGQHNIYAIVGDPQLGILEPQCRVKLVTLTSFWVPPPVFSINNIIGNVSYIDIHKALGYGFEISWILAFCPCDHCYLKDPAGDILCYDPKPNCTNCSRWWMHLAFILYDFVSGIYQGLCELASIKFDWEYNYNYANKVGIVTGKYVLPYIAVRIMLGIILFSALLIYTYRRRHASIYENIEDFLQSNTLMPIRYSYKEIKQMTKGLKVKLGEGGYGDVYRGNLISGPFVAIKMLKIKSKTNGQDFISEVATIGRIYHSNVVRLVGFCVEGSKRALVYEYMPNGSLDKYIFNKEGVISLSNDQIYEISLGVARGISYLHQGCDMQILHFDIKPHNILLDENFIPKVSDFGLAKLYPIDKSIATLTAARGTIGYMAPELFYQNIGRISHKADVYSFGMLLIEIASRRRNLNSHAEHSSQLYFPFWIYDQLVKSTVREMEDVIMEEINDVLKKIFIVALWCIQLKPVDRPSMNKVVEMLEGDIENIEMPPKPLLYPHETNQDNLDSNSNETESDWSTSYVEEIVTNPLLK
- the LOC25482336 gene encoding LEAF RUST 10 DISEASE-RESISTANCEUS RECEPTOR-LIKE PROTEIN KINASE-like 2.2 isoform X3; the encoded protein is MVSTTIFGRKTSYARCVIVFLYLFLLPHKTYSQPCSSSCGKISNINHPFRLKHDPDHCGNNLYELNCVNNVTVLKLFDAEYFVQSINYNNYTIRVVDPNIQPNNCSSLPRFFLYRTNFTYYTNSYEYSLLRSSSYDGIDLSSTSYVFDGIDLSRPVIYMNCTSPPSNNVNMYYTDTSSCMGQHNIYAIVGDPQLGILEPQCRVKLVTLTSFWVPPPVFSINNIIGNVSYIDIHKALGYGFEISWILAFCPCDHCYLKDPAGDILCYDPKPNCTNCYFVSGIYQGLCELASIKFDWEYNYNYANKVGIVTGKYVLPYIAVRIMLGIILFSALLIYTYRRRHASIYENIEDFLQSNTLMPIRYSYKEIKQMTKGLKVKLGEGGYGDVYRGNLISGPFVAIKMLKIKSKTNGQDFISEVATIGRIYHSNVVRLVGFCVEGSKRALVYEYMPNGSLDKYIFNKEGVISLSNDQIYEISLGVARGISYLHQGCDMQILHFDIKPHNILLDENFIPKVSDFGLAKLYPIDKSIATLTAARGTIGYMAPELFYQNIGRISHKADVYSFGMLLIEIASRRRNLNSHAEHSSQLYFPFWIYDQLVKSTVREMEDVIMEEINDVLKKIFIVALWCIQLKPVDRPSMNKVVEMLEGDIENIEMPPKPLLYPHETNQDNLDSNSNETESDWSTSYVEEIVTNPLLK